The following proteins are encoded in a genomic region of Takifugu rubripes chromosome 21, fTakRub1.2, whole genome shotgun sequence:
- the pomt1 gene encoding protein O-mannosyl-transferase 1 encodes MHLQLPLVATLQVDVVLVLVTVVALWTRLSQLSYPNAVVFDEVYYGQFVSLYMKQVFFIDDSGPPLGHMILSLGAYLGGFNGNYAWNQIGAEYPNNVSVWSLRCLPAVCGALCVPLVYLLTLELRFCHLSALGTALLVLLENSLIVQSRFMLLESVLIFFVLLAFFSYLRFHNRPNSTRICWLLLSGASCSAAVGVKYTGVFSYLLLLTIASVHTWNVIGDRKVSHFSVCVQCVCRVVCLLVLPVLLYVFWFYVHLSLLNRSGPHDQLMSPAFQAGLQGGLSRITQGQPLEVAYGSQVTLRSSASQPIPCWLHSHKANYPVRYENGRGSSHQQQVTCYPFKDINNWWIVKDPGRQELVVSGPPQPVRHGDVIQLVHGMTSRFLNSHDVAAPMSPHAQEVSGYIDFNISMAPQNLWQVDISNRRAESDSWKTILSQIRLVHVNTSAILQLSGMSLPDWGFRQLEVVAEKHFKASGDSLKWTVEEHRYGISQEQKDREAELHSPTDIPVDRNISFWIKFVELQWKMLTVKQEYSEHKYSSTPLEWLTMDTNIAYWLHTSSNAQIHLIGNPVSWCLANLGLLAYQLLAVVYLVRRRRGFKDLPDDVWDRFVCLGCVCVAGWFVNFVPFFLMEKTVFLYHYLPALCCLHVLGPALVEHMHTHLLSASLRRVSCVCVWSALLLVFLSYRTFCPLTYGIPELSANQLQRLKWKESWDILLRRH; translated from the exons ATGCATCTGCAGCTTCCATTGGTGGCAACTCTTCAGGTGGACGTGGTCTTGGTGTTGGTGACAGTAGTAGCTCTGTGGACCAGACTGAGTCAGCTCAGCTACCCTAATGCTGTGGT ATTTGATGAGGTGTATTATGgccagtttgtgtctctctaCATGAAGCAAGTTTTCTTCATCGATGACAGTGGACCACCTCTGGGTCACATGATCCTCTCTCTTGGAG CTTATCTTGGAGGATTCAATGGGAACTACGCCTGGAACCAAATTGGAGCAG AGTATCCCAACAATGTAAGTGTGTGGAGTCTGCGGTGTCTGCCTGCTGTATGTGGAGCTCTCTGTGTTCCTTTGGTTTACCTGCTCACTCTGGAGCTCAGGTTTTGCCATCTGTCAGCTTTGGGGACTGCACTGCTAGTTCTGCTGG AGAACTCCCTGATTGTTCAGTCACGTTTCATGTTGCTGGAGTCTGTGCTCATCTTCTTCGTGCTTTTGGCATTCTTCTCTTACCTGCGGTTCCACAACAGGCCCAACAG CACCAGGATCTGCTGGCTTCTCCTATCTGGAGCatcctgttctgctgctgtagg agTGAAGTACACAGGTGTTTTCTCCTACCTGTTGCTGCTGACCATAGCCTCTGTGCACACTTGGAATGTGATTGGAGACCGCAAAGTCAGTCAC ttcagtgtctgtgttcagtgtgtgtgtcgaGTGGTGTGTTTGTTGGTACTTCCTGTTCTGTTATATGTGTTCTGGTTCTACGTTCACCTGAGTCTCTTGAACCGTAGTGGACCACATGACCAACTGATGAGCCCCGCCTTCCAGGCTGGCCTTCAG GGTGGCCTCTCCAGAATCACTCAAGGTCAGCCTCTGGAAGTTGCGTATGGCAGTCAGGTGACTTTAAGGAGCTCAGCTTCTCAGCCAATCCCCTGTTGGCTCCACTCACACAAAGCCAACTATCCAGTCAG ATATGAAAATGGGCGAGGAAGTTCTCACCAGCAGCAGGTCACATGTTACCCTTTTAAAGACATCAACAATTGGTGGATTGTTAAAGACCCTGGCAG ACAGGAGCTGGTGGTCAGTGGTCCTCCTCAGCCTGTGCGTCACGGTGATGTCATCCAGCTGGTCCATGGAATGACCTCACGCTTCCTGAACAG TCACGATGTTGCAGCACCCATGAGTCCTCATGCTCAAGAGGTGTCGGGCTACATTGACTTCAACATTTCTATGGCTCCACAGAACCTGTGGCAAGTG GACATCTCTAACAGAAGGGCAGAGTCAGATTCTTGGAAGACAATACTGTCACAAATCCGATTGGTCCATGTGAACACGTCAGCTATTCTTCAG cTCAGTGGCATGTCTCTTCCAGACTGGGGGTTCCGGCAGCTTGAGGTTGTTGCAgagaaacattttaaagcttCTGGAGACAGTCTGAAATGGACGGTGGAGGAACACCGATATGGAATCA GTCAGGAGCAGAAGGACCGGGAGGCTGAGCTTCATTCTCCCACTGACATACCTGTGGACAGAAACATTTCTTTCTGGATCAAATTTGTAGAACTTCAG tggaagatgttgacaGTGAAACAGGAATACTCCGAGCACAAATACAGCTCCACCCCCCTGGAGTGGCTCACTATGGATACCAACATTGCATACTGGCTGCACACTTCCAGCAAT GCTCAGATACACCTGATTGGTAACCCAGTGTCCTGGTGCCTGGCCAACCTGGGCTTGCTGGCCTATCAGCTCTTAGCAGTTGTGTATCtggtgaggaggaggcggggcttcaAAGACTTACCTGATG ATGTGTGGGATCGGTTTGTGTgtctgggctgtgtgtgtgttgccggTTGGTTTGTCAACTTTGTGCCATTCTTCCTGATGGAGAAGACCGTCTTCCTGTATCACTACTTACCTGCCCTCTGCTGTCTGCATGTGTTGGGCCCAGCACTCGtggagcacatgcacacacacctgctcag TGCATCCCTGCGACGggtctcgtgtgtgtgtgtttggtcagCGCTGCTCTTGGTCTTCCTGTCATATAGAACCTTCTGCCCTCTGACCTATGGCATTCCTGAgctgtcagccaatcagctccAACGATTAAAGTGGAAAGAATCCTGGGACATCTTGTTACGCCGCCACTAG